Proteins encoded by one window of Clostridium perfringens:
- a CDS encoding NCS2 family permease yields MNNFFKLKEHETNIRTELLAGLTSFFAAVYIIVVNASILSDGGVSMEPLIIATVLASLIGCVLVALLSNAPLIIMPGMGINALFTYTIVNTMGLTFQQALAAVIVAGILFIVVAVTPLADMLTSSIPTSLKEAITVGIGIFITFLGLQKAGLIVGDASTLVKLGDISSKEVIVFFITMILMLVLFIKDVPGSFLIGILSGTIISMLFGIVDLSNFQFSLPNFSEYKQVFLSANFSGITSISFWIATFSLTLVLVFENIGLLHGQIDGMLKQPSKRQRALNAVAFTTIICGICGTSPSVSTVEGSAGIAAGGKTGLTSIFTGFLFLISIFFIPVISLIPNSAIAPVLIIIGGLMIQNIVSINFEDFTESFPAFLTLTIIPLTFSIVDGIAFGFIAYPICKLATKKYKDVSIPMYVISAIFLVYFVLHATQI; encoded by the coding sequence ATGAATAACTTTTTTAAACTTAAAGAACATGAAACAAATATAAGAACAGAATTACTTGCTGGTCTTACCTCATTTTTTGCTGCAGTTTATATAATTGTAGTAAATGCTAGCATACTTAGTGATGGTGGAGTATCTATGGAACCACTTATAATAGCTACAGTATTAGCATCATTAATTGGATGTGTACTAGTTGCACTTTTAAGTAATGCTCCTCTTATTATAATGCCTGGTATGGGTATTAATGCACTATTTACTTATACCATAGTAAATACTATGGGACTTACATTCCAACAAGCTTTAGCAGCTGTTATAGTAGCTGGTATTTTGTTTATTGTGGTAGCGGTTACACCTTTAGCAGATATGTTAACTAGTTCAATACCAACCTCATTAAAAGAAGCAATAACAGTTGGAATTGGTATTTTTATTACTTTCTTAGGATTACAAAAGGCTGGCTTAATAGTAGGAGATGCCTCAACACTTGTTAAATTAGGTGATATTTCATCTAAAGAAGTTATAGTATTCTTCATAACTATGATACTAATGCTAGTTTTATTTATAAAAGATGTACCAGGTTCATTCTTAATAGGAATTTTATCTGGAACAATTATATCAATGTTATTTGGAATTGTTGATTTATCAAATTTTCAATTCTCATTACCTAATTTCAGTGAATATAAACAAGTTTTCTTATCAGCTAATTTTAGTGGAATAACTTCAATTTCATTTTGGATTGCAACCTTCTCACTAACTTTAGTCCTAGTATTTGAAAACATTGGTTTACTTCATGGACAAATTGATGGTATGTTAAAACAACCAAGTAAAAGACAAAGAGCTCTTAACGCTGTTGCCTTTACTACTATAATTTGTGGTATCTGTGGTACTAGTCCTTCAGTTTCAACTGTAGAAGGTAGTGCAGGAATAGCAGCAGGTGGTAAAACAGGATTAACTTCTATATTTACAGGATTTTTATTTTTAATATCAATCTTCTTTATACCAGTTATATCACTTATTCCAAACTCAGCAATAGCTCCAGTCTTAATAATAATTGGAGGCTTAATGATTCAAAATATAGTTTCAATAAACTTTGAAGACTTCACTGAATCATTCCCAGCATTCCTTACTTTAACTATAATACCTTTAACATTTAGTATAGTTGATGGTATTGCTTTTGGATTTATAGCTTATCCTATTTGTAAGTTAGCAACAAAGAAGTATAAAGATGTATCTATCCCTATGTACGTTATATCAGCAATCTTTTTAGTATATTTTGTACTTCACGCTACACAAATATAG
- a CDS encoding SDR family NAD(P)-dependent oxidoreductase, whose product MKKTVLITGATSGIGYEFSKIFMENHYNVILVGRNLEKLIELEEFSKKKYVSAYIYKVDFSLSEDIDILYEKIKTEVGRVDILINNAGIGLNGEFNEIDWQKQLDIINVNIISLTKLTKLILKDMLDQKEGRILNVASTGAYQPGPLISVYYASKAYVLSFSQALREEVKDKGINVVTLCPGATKTNFSKRAGKGDLDVAMSAKEVAEYGYKALMNNKAICIPGIMNKVLVFLSKVSPTTLNAKIVKKIQNKAISKK is encoded by the coding sequence ATGAAAAAAACAGTTTTAATAACAGGGGCTACTAGTGGAATTGGATATGAATTTTCAAAAATATTTATGGAAAATCATTATAATGTAATATTGGTAGGAAGAAATTTAGAAAAATTAATAGAGTTAGAAGAGTTTTCAAAGAAAAAATATGTAAGTGCTTACATATATAAAGTTGATTTTAGTTTAAGTGAAGACATAGATATCTTATATGAGAAAATTAAAACTGAGGTAGGAAGAGTAGATATATTAATAAATAATGCTGGTATAGGATTAAATGGAGAATTTAATGAAATAGATTGGCAAAAGCAATTAGATATAATCAATGTAAATATTATAAGTTTAACCAAATTAACTAAGCTTATTTTAAAAGATATGCTAGATCAAAAGGAAGGGAGAATTTTAAATGTTGCTTCTACTGGAGCATATCAACCAGGCCCATTAATATCAGTTTATTACGCTAGTAAAGCATATGTTTTATCATTTTCTCAGGCATTAAGAGAAGAAGTTAAGGATAAAGGAATTAATGTGGTTACCCTTTGCCCGGGAGCTACTAAGACGAACTTTTCTAAGAGAGCTGGAAAGGGAGATTTAGATGTAGCAATGAGTGCCAAAGAAGTGGCTGAATATGGTTATAAGGCTTTGATGAACAATAAGGCAATATGTATTCCTGGGATTATGAATAAGGTATTAGTATTTTTATCTAAAGTGTCTCCCACGACTTTAAATGCAAAGATAGTAAAGAAAATACAAAATAAAGCTATAAGTAAAAAATAA
- a CDS encoding SDR family oxidoreductase, translating to MSNEKLFPTTFPVQNQSIHPGVEDEMNPLPIYDLPQYINDGKRLKNKVAIITGGDSGIGRAVALAYAREGAKVCIIYLSDEEDKDANKTKELIESAGSEALVIKGNISDINFCTSSVKKVIEKWGKLDILVNNAAVQHDSKTLDDIGPEQIENTFKINVFGTFYMTKAAVKYMECGSSIINTTSITAYRGNEILFDYSCTKGALTTMTRTLATMLVKNGIRVNAVAPGPIWTPLIPSSMNKKKVSEFGVNSPMGRAGQPVELAGAYVFLACNEASYISGITIHVNGGEIING from the coding sequence ATGAGTAATGAAAAATTATTCCCAACAACATTTCCAGTTCAAAATCAAAGTATTCATCCTGGAGTAGAGGATGAAATGAATCCACTACCAATATATGATTTACCACAGTATATAAATGATGGAAAAAGACTTAAGAATAAGGTAGCCATAATAACAGGTGGAGACAGTGGAATAGGAAGAGCTGTAGCCTTAGCTTATGCAAGAGAAGGGGCTAAAGTTTGTATAATATATCTATCAGATGAAGAGGATAAGGATGCTAATAAGACTAAGGAACTTATAGAAAGTGCTGGTTCTGAGGCTTTAGTTATAAAAGGAAATATTTCTGATATTAATTTCTGCACTTCAAGTGTAAAGAAGGTCATTGAAAAGTGGGGAAAACTTGATATATTAGTTAACAATGCGGCAGTTCAACATGATTCTAAAACTTTAGATGATATTGGACCAGAGCAAATAGAAAATACTTTTAAAATAAATGTTTTTGGAACTTTCTATATGACAAAGGCAGCAGTTAAATACATGGAATGTGGAAGTTCAATAATAAATACCACTTCTATTACAGCTTATAGAGGAAATGAGATACTTTTTGATTATTCATGTACTAAGGGTGCTTTAACCACAATGACAAGAACCTTAGCAACGATGCTAGTTAAGAATGGAATTAGAGTTAATGCTGTGGCACCAGGACCTATATGGACACCTCTTATACCATCTTCAATGAATAAAAAGAAAGTTTCTGAATTTGGAGTTAATTCACCTATGGGAAGAGCAGGGCAACCAGTAGAGCTTGCTGGAGCTTATGTTTTCTTAGCTTGTAATGAAGCATCATACATATCAGGTATAACAATACACGTAAATGGTGGAGAAATTATAAATGGGTAG
- the proB gene encoding glutamate 5-kinase has translation MRKALKDSKRIVVKVGTSTLTYENGSVNLMRIEKLSRVISDICNMGKEVVLVSSGAIGVGVGKLRLEKKPETIREKQAVAAVGQCALMHIYNKFFGEYSHVVAQVLLTRDVLENERMKNNVCNTFDTLLEKGIIPIVNENDAISIDEIQNILNFGDNDNLSAIVSTLVNADTLIILSDIDGFYDSDPRTNEDSKMLKEVYEITPEIEECAGGAGSNRGTGGMVTKLSAAKVATSNGIDMILANGENPEILIDILNGEDIGTMFVAKKGE, from the coding sequence ATGAGAAAAGCATTAAAAGATAGTAAAAGAATAGTTGTTAAGGTTGGAACTTCTACATTAACTTATGAAAATGGAAGTGTAAACTTAATGAGAATAGAAAAATTATCTAGAGTAATTTCAGATATATGTAATATGGGAAAAGAAGTTGTTCTTGTTTCATCAGGAGCAATTGGAGTTGGAGTTGGAAAACTTAGACTTGAGAAAAAACCAGAGACTATAAGAGAAAAGCAAGCTGTAGCTGCTGTTGGACAGTGTGCTTTAATGCATATATATAATAAATTTTTCGGAGAATATAGTCATGTTGTGGCACAAGTTCTTTTAACTAGAGATGTACTAGAAAATGAAAGAATGAAAAATAACGTATGTAATACATTTGATACTTTATTAGAAAAAGGAATTATACCTATAGTTAATGAGAATGATGCTATATCAATAGATGAGATACAAAACATATTAAACTTTGGAGATAATGATAATCTTTCAGCTATAGTTTCTACTTTAGTAAATGCAGATACTTTAATAATATTATCTGATATAGATGGTTTCTACGATTCAGATCCAAGAACTAATGAGGATAGTAAGATGCTTAAAGAAGTTTATGAAATAACTCCTGAAATAGAAGAATGTGCAGGGGGAGCTGGAAGTAATAGAGGAACAGGCGGAATGGTAACTAAGCTTTCAGCAGCTAAGGTAGCAACAAGTAATGGAATAGATATGATTTTAGCTAATGGAGAAAAT